One genomic segment of Brevibacillus laterosporus LMG 15441 includes these proteins:
- a CDS encoding DNA-directed RNA polymerase subunit beta, whose protein sequence is MNQVRGRNTQREELDAKEVKSKKGRSFPRVLVKVTMVPILLFISLAIGLAIGFSVVGKMPLSQAFQFETYKHIYDLMFSN, encoded by the coding sequence GTGAACCAGGTGAGAGGACGTAACACACAACGTGAAGAGTTGGATGCAAAAGAGGTAAAGTCGAAAAAAGGTAGGAGCTTCCCAAGAGTGCTTGTAAAAGTAACCATGGTGCCTATCCTGTTATTTATCTCTCTTGCGATAGGCCTTGCTATCGGGTTTTCTGTCGTGGGAAAGATGCCTCTATCCCAAGCATTCCAGTTTGAGACGTATAAGCATATTTACGATTTGATGTTTTCAAATTAA
- a CDS encoding rod shape-determining protein has translation MLSKDIGIDLGTANVLIYVKGRGIVLDEPSVVAIDDHTKKVLAVGNEAHRMVGRTPGNIIAIRPLRDGVIADFEITEAMLKHFMAKIGAKSFFARPRILICCPTNITSVEQKAIREAAERSGGAREVFIEEEPKVAAIGAGMDIYQPSGNMVVDIGGGTTDVAVLSMGDIVTASSIKVAGDKFDLAIMRYIKSKYKMLIGERTAEDIKVQIGTVYGSRQDEMDIRGRDMVSGLPQTITIRSQEVQISLAESVSQIVQASKNVLERTPPELSADIIDKGVFLTGGGALLHGLDQMLMDELKVPVLVAEEPMNCVAKGTGLMLDYLDKLPSRKKFFG, from the coding sequence ATGTTGAGTAAAGATATTGGAATCGACTTAGGAACTGCCAATGTGTTAATTTATGTTAAAGGCAGAGGCATTGTTTTAGATGAACCGTCCGTAGTAGCAATAGATGATCATACCAAAAAGGTTTTGGCTGTCGGGAACGAAGCACATCGTATGGTCGGCCGTACACCAGGAAACATTATTGCGATTCGTCCTTTGCGTGATGGGGTTATAGCTGATTTCGAGATTACAGAAGCAATGTTAAAACACTTTATGGCTAAAATCGGAGCAAAAAGCTTTTTCGCGCGTCCTCGTATTCTTATCTGCTGCCCAACCAATATTACATCTGTTGAGCAAAAAGCAATCCGTGAGGCTGCTGAGCGAAGTGGAGGGGCACGTGAAGTGTTCATTGAAGAAGAACCAAAGGTGGCAGCTATCGGAGCTGGAATGGATATTTACCAACCATCTGGTAATATGGTAGTTGATATAGGCGGTGGAACCACGGATGTAGCGGTTCTATCCATGGGAGATATCGTCACCGCCTCATCGATCAAAGTAGCTGGTGATAAATTCGACCTAGCCATTATGAGGTACATAAAGAGTAAATATAAAATGTTAATCGGAGAACGGACGGCTGAAGACATCAAAGTACAGATCGGAACTGTCTATGGTTCACGCCAGGATGAAATGGACATCCGCGGACGTGATATGGTAAGTGGCTTGCCGCAAACCATCACGATTCGTTCGCAGGAGGTACAGATTTCCCTGGCTGAATCAGTGAGTCAGATCGTACAAGCTTCAAAAAATGTTTTAGAACGAACACCTCCAGAGCTTTCTGCCGATATTATTGATAAGGGAGTTTTCTTGACCGGCGGAGGAGCGCTCCTGCACGGTTTAGATCAAATGCTGATGGACGAGCTGAAGGTACCTGTATTGGTTGCAGAAGAACCCATGAACTGCGTAGCCAAAGGAACAGGCTTGATGCTTGATTATCTGGATAAACTTCCTAGTCGTAAAAAGTTTTTTGGATAA
- a CDS encoding flagellar hook-basal body protein, translating into MIRGLYTAGSGMVALQNRQEALANNLANINTPGYKQNEGVLRSFPEELLMRMNDEEGPEVKGYPKIDRHSVQIGRLHQGVYMSESISNFIQGDIAESNNPYDVALTDNLPIPENAPLFNRKPVQPKLFVSVAKLENVNGTATAEQIRYGRNGNWNVNTQGYLVNSDGYYLLGNDNRPIQISDDTGLLDGKITIDADGLIHLSDGTTRQLGLVKANNPFQMVREGNNVFRPQNPEDVQALDGTDTGRYAIRQGWIERANVDPTRTMTDMMTVMRSYEANQRVITTLDGTMDKAVNEVGRVT; encoded by the coding sequence TTGATTAGAGGGCTATACACGGCCGGCTCCGGCATGGTGGCATTGCAGAACCGTCAAGAGGCGTTGGCTAACAATTTGGCCAACATAAATACACCAGGATACAAACAGAATGAGGGCGTGCTACGCTCGTTTCCTGAAGAGCTATTGATGCGTATGAATGATGAAGAAGGTCCCGAGGTAAAGGGCTACCCGAAGATTGACAGGCATTCGGTACAAATCGGCAGACTGCATCAAGGTGTCTATATGTCTGAATCGATTTCTAACTTTATTCAAGGCGATATTGCTGAGAGTAATAATCCGTATGATGTTGCTTTGACGGATAACCTGCCAATCCCGGAAAATGCCCCCCTCTTTAATCGGAAACCAGTTCAGCCTAAGCTATTTGTTAGTGTAGCTAAATTGGAAAACGTAAACGGGACGGCAACAGCGGAACAAATTCGCTATGGACGCAATGGGAATTGGAATGTAAATACCCAAGGATATCTGGTGAATTCTGATGGCTACTATCTGTTAGGCAATGATAATCGTCCTATTCAGATTAGTGATGACACGGGTCTATTAGATGGGAAAATAACGATTGATGCTGATGGACTCATTCACCTGTCAGACGGTACGACACGTCAATTAGGACTTGTAAAAGCAAATAATCCTTTTCAAATGGTGCGTGAGGGAAACAATGTATTTCGTCCGCAAAATCCTGAGGATGTACAAGCTCTTGACGGTACTGACACTGGGCGCTATGCTATCCGACAAGGATGGATTGAGCGTGCCAATGTTGATCCAACCCGTACAATGACTGATATGATGACGGTAATGAGATCGTATGAAGCAAATCAGCGCGTAATTACCACATTGGACGGTACGATGGATAAAGCCGTAAATGAAGTTGGACGTGTAACCTAA
- the spoIIID gene encoding sporulation transcriptional regulator SpoIIID has product MHDYIKERTIKIGRYIVETRNTVRMIAKEFGVSKSTVHKDLTERLPEINPELANQVKEILEYHKAIRHLRGGEATKIKYKRKNKKARREQEESV; this is encoded by the coding sequence GTGCACGATTACATCAAAGAGCGAACCATTAAAATAGGTAGATATATTGTGGAAACGCGCAATACGGTTCGCATGATCGCCAAGGAGTTTGGAGTGTCCAAAAGTACGGTCCACAAGGATTTGACGGAAAGGCTGCCAGAGATCAATCCCGAACTGGCTAACCAAGTAAAAGAGATTTTAGAATATCATAAAGCAATTCGTCATTTACGTGGTGGAGAGGCTACCAAAATCAAGTATAAGCGCAAGAATAAAAAGGCTCGCAGAGAGCAGGAAGAGAGTGTGTAA
- a CDS encoding WecB/TagA/CpsF family glycosyltransferase yields the protein MKVARILGVPFSTKGLQDTVQHLTDLVRLGERTHVVTANPEIVMLSQGNKNMARLMEQAYVVPDGIGIIYAARWLNAPIRERVTGVELLEHLMIQANENHWGIYLLGASPDVNEKAAEVLQERFPQANIVGRQHGYFKPEEEARIVADIQEKKPNLLFVAMGAPKQDEWIAKYWDALPVSLAMGVGGCLDVISGKVKRAPQMWQQLHLEWLYRLLKDPSRWRRQLAIPHFVATVLWSRLKKRSESQ from the coding sequence ATGAAAGTCGCGCGAATCCTGGGGGTTCCGTTTTCTACTAAAGGTTTGCAGGATACGGTGCAGCATTTGACCGATCTTGTCAGACTTGGGGAGCGTACACACGTCGTTACCGCCAATCCAGAAATCGTGATGCTATCTCAAGGAAACAAAAACATGGCACGCTTGATGGAACAAGCCTATGTAGTGCCAGATGGCATTGGAATTATTTATGCAGCTCGGTGGTTAAACGCCCCGATACGCGAACGTGTTACAGGTGTTGAATTATTAGAGCATCTCATGATACAAGCCAATGAAAATCATTGGGGAATTTATTTATTAGGGGCTTCGCCGGATGTAAATGAGAAAGCGGCTGAAGTTCTACAGGAACGTTTTCCACAAGCAAACATTGTTGGTCGACAACATGGATATTTTAAGCCTGAGGAAGAGGCCAGAATTGTCGCAGATATACAAGAAAAGAAACCAAATTTACTATTTGTAGCCATGGGTGCACCAAAACAAGATGAATGGATAGCAAAATACTGGGATGCACTTCCTGTTTCACTTGCTATGGGAGTTGGAGGATGCTTAGATGTCATTTCTGGTAAAGTAAAACGTGCCCCACAAATGTGGCAGCAATTACACTTGGAATGGCTATATCGCTTACTAAAAGATCCATCGAGATGGAGAAGACAACTGGCAATACCACACTTTGTCGCCACAGTGCTGTGGAGCCGTTTGAAGAAACGTTCCGAGTCTCAGTAG
- a CDS encoding flagellar hook-basal body protein, whose amino-acid sequence MQSLNISTSALRAVQQVLDVTSNNIANVNTVGFKGSSADFSELLSDTMDKQPVTDQVNRNTPAGISIGSGVKLGMTRTSLKQGGVLTTEAPTDLMIEGDGMFIVRKQMMDENGQVIFRNGRPAEEYYATRNGNFHLQKNANERYNLLTATGEVLVDASGIEIDIDDPQGGQITVNDHGEILVNGKSASISTIPLFKIKNQDRYERVGQNNLRITNNAADLAGMTRIDYASGEGQLRQGMLETSNVELNHEMTQLMLAQRAYQFNARALSISDQMMSTANMLRSR is encoded by the coding sequence ATGCAATCATTAAATATTTCTACATCTGCCCTGCGTGCTGTCCAACAGGTGCTTGACGTTACATCAAATAACATTGCTAATGTGAACACTGTAGGTTTTAAGGGGAGCAGCGCAGATTTTTCCGAGTTGTTGTCAGACACTATGGACAAACAACCAGTTACGGATCAAGTCAATCGTAATACGCCAGCGGGCATCTCTATTGGAAGCGGTGTGAAGCTGGGCATGACCCGCACCAGTCTAAAGCAAGGTGGAGTGCTTACGACAGAAGCTCCCACTGACCTTATGATTGAAGGCGACGGCATGTTTATAGTCCGCAAGCAAATGATGGATGAAAACGGACAAGTCATTTTCCGTAATGGACGCCCTGCAGAAGAGTATTATGCAACACGTAATGGTAATTTCCATTTGCAAAAGAATGCAAATGAGCGGTATAATCTGCTAACGGCTACTGGTGAAGTACTTGTCGACGCTTCAGGTATTGAAATTGATATCGATGACCCGCAAGGCGGACAAATTACTGTCAACGATCACGGTGAAATCCTTGTTAATGGAAAGTCAGCATCTATCAGTACAATTCCTTTATTTAAGATTAAAAACCAAGATCGATATGAGAGAGTAGGTCAAAATAATCTACGTATTACGAATAACGCCGCTGATTTGGCAGGTATGACCAGAATTGATTATGCTAGTGGTGAAGGTCAACTGCGCCAAGGCATGCTGGAAACTTCAAACGTAGAGCTGAATCACGAAATGACTCAGCTTATGCTAGCTCAACGTGCCTACCAATTTAATGCACGTGCGCTATCAATTAGCGATCAGATGATGAGTACAGCAAATATGCTACGTAGCCGATAG
- a CDS encoding M23 family metallopeptidase produces the protein MEDKRNQKQPVSMKKSTWRSILGKKWAFPAIYIGTAAIILAFVMWYQGSLLNQATKTPQQIDKVTVVNGENKPATVHENEEAVAVNNTTPTLAWPVAKEVMYEIGMGFFNEEANADEQSKSLVKFNDSFVPHTGIDLISTNGKGFDVAAAGDGKVMKVYNDQLVGNLVEIEHANKLVSVYQSLEKVTVKENDEVKQGQVIGTAGRNVFEKDAKAHLHFEVRMDGNSVDPHKFLKEAQPQ, from the coding sequence ATGGAAGATAAAAGAAATCAAAAACAACCTGTTTCTATGAAAAAGTCAACATGGAGAAGTATCCTAGGCAAAAAATGGGCATTCCCAGCTATCTACATCGGTACAGCAGCAATTATCCTAGCATTCGTGATGTGGTATCAAGGAAGCTTACTAAATCAAGCAACCAAGACTCCACAACAAATTGACAAGGTGACGGTAGTCAATGGTGAAAACAAACCAGCTACTGTTCATGAGAACGAGGAAGCTGTTGCGGTCAACAACACGACACCGACACTTGCGTGGCCGGTAGCAAAAGAAGTCATGTATGAGATTGGCATGGGTTTCTTCAATGAAGAAGCGAATGCTGATGAACAATCTAAGTCATTAGTCAAATTTAACGATTCTTTCGTACCGCATACAGGGATTGATTTAATCTCTACGAACGGTAAAGGATTTGATGTAGCAGCTGCTGGTGACGGGAAAGTTATGAAAGTTTACAATGATCAATTGGTAGGAAATTTAGTGGAAATCGAGCATGCCAATAAGCTGGTAAGTGTATATCAGAGCTTGGAGAAAGTTACCGTGAAGGAAAATGATGAAGTTAAGCAAGGGCAGGTCATCGGTACAGCAGGGCGTAATGTATTTGAGAAGGATGCAAAAGCACATCTCCACTTTGAAGTTCGCATGGATGGAAACTCCGTTGATCCGCACAAGTTTTTAAAAGAAGCACAACCGCAATAA
- the spoIID gene encoding stage II sporulation protein D has protein sequence MRRYLLFLIFALPILLVFVPAALVMYHTPDPAVAPVVMVEQQGESYSDNQPQINVFRSKSNKIEKMPLETYIEGVVAAEMPAEFELEALKAQAMAARTYIVRRLAEGDFKDVPKGSHVLDTVKHQAFLGEAERKKMWGKQYEWKQNRIHQAVKGTIGKVLTYEGKPIEATFFSTSNGFTENAEDYWSSRIPYLRSVASPWDIDSPRYEQSVQIPIEQFQQRLGVMIVATASDGHWYSIEERTAGNRIGRIKVGEKEFSGKEIREKLRLSSSSFSMKIKQGNVVITTKGYGHGVGMSQWGANGMAKAGKSAEQIVKYYYKGITLQDYQKVMKV, from the coding sequence ATGAGGCGTTACCTTCTTTTTCTCATCTTCGCTCTACCGATTCTCCTTGTTTTTGTACCGGCGGCTCTAGTCATGTATCACACGCCCGATCCAGCAGTAGCCCCTGTTGTGATGGTGGAACAGCAGGGTGAATCCTATTCGGACAACCAGCCTCAGATAAATGTCTTTCGTAGCAAATCAAATAAGATTGAAAAAATGCCGCTAGAGACGTATATCGAGGGTGTGGTTGCGGCGGAAATGCCAGCCGAATTTGAGCTAGAGGCACTGAAAGCCCAAGCAATGGCAGCTCGAACCTATATTGTCCGGCGATTGGCGGAGGGTGATTTTAAAGACGTACCTAAGGGGTCGCATGTTCTTGATACAGTGAAGCACCAAGCCTTCTTAGGAGAAGCAGAGCGAAAGAAAATGTGGGGAAAGCAGTATGAGTGGAAGCAAAATCGGATTCATCAAGCTGTTAAAGGTACTATTGGCAAAGTACTAACCTATGAAGGTAAGCCAATTGAAGCTACCTTTTTTTCAACCAGTAATGGATTTACCGAGAATGCAGAGGATTACTGGTCATCCCGTATTCCCTATTTGCGGAGTGTAGCTAGTCCTTGGGATATTGATTCTCCTAGGTATGAACAAAGCGTTCAGATTCCAATTGAACAATTTCAACAAAGGCTAGGTGTAATGATTGTAGCGACTGCTTCTGATGGCCATTGGTATTCCATTGAGGAGCGAACAGCCGGTAACCGGATTGGACGTATTAAAGTAGGGGAAAAGGAGTTTAGCGGAAAGGAAATAAGAGAAAAGCTGCGTTTATCCTCTAGTTCATTTTCTATGAAAATCAAACAAGGAAATGTAGTGATCACCACAAAAGGCTACGGTCATGGAGTAGGCATGAGTCAATGGGGAGCCAATGGCATGGCGAAAGCAGGTAAATCAGCAGAGCAGATCGTGAAATACTACTATAAAGGAATTACCCTGCAAGATTATCAGAAGGTTATGAAAGTATAA
- the fabZ gene encoding 3-hydroxyacyl-ACP dehydratase FabZ: MLDAVQIQEIIPHRYPFLLVDRIVEVEYGKRSVGLKNVTMNEPFFQGHFPGYPVMPGVLIVEALAQVGAVAILGKEENKGKLAFFAGIDNFRFKEQVKPGDTLLLEVVMTRVRGSVGKGNAVARVGEKVVAEGEIMFAIANK; encoded by the coding sequence ATCTTAGATGCTGTACAAATTCAGGAGATCATCCCTCATCGCTATCCATTTCTTTTAGTGGATCGAATTGTAGAGGTAGAATACGGGAAACGCTCTGTTGGATTGAAAAATGTAACGATGAATGAACCATTTTTTCAGGGGCATTTTCCCGGCTATCCTGTTATGCCAGGCGTATTAATTGTGGAAGCACTTGCTCAAGTCGGTGCAGTAGCAATTTTGGGTAAAGAAGAGAATAAAGGGAAATTAGCTTTTTTTGCAGGTATTGACAATTTCCGTTTTAAAGAACAAGTAAAGCCAGGTGACACATTGCTGTTAGAAGTAGTAATGACAAGGGTTCGCGGTTCTGTTGGAAAAGGAAATGCAGTGGCGCGAGTTGGCGAAAAAGTAGTGGCAGAAGGCGAAATTATGTTTGCCATCGCCAATAAATAA
- a CDS encoding glycosyltransferase family 4 protein, giving the protein MSGYVFGLLTAMVVAFIATPYVKKLAIKIGAVDAPNDRKVHTKIMPRMGGLAIFIGFVVALFIFLKPLTNEMLGIFIGGTIVLITGILDDKYQLSPKWKLLGQIIGTAVVVIGFGLKIGVVNLPFGDVGLDFSTGWLAVLAIPITMVWIIGVTNAINLIDGLDGLSAGVSGIATATMGVMAIIMKDTGVAMYCFILLGAIIGFLYFNFHPAKIFMGDTGALFLGFNLAALSIMGFKEAVFVSFIIPIVVLGVPLWDTFFAIVRRILNNKPISSADKGHLHHCLLNMGLSHRTTVITIYGMSAFFGGAAILLTKVTNAQHTIWMTLIILAVLGFVIHMVTEIVGLVGRKHRPILNAYERLKLKVSNSMRRGQ; this is encoded by the coding sequence ATGTCTGGTTATGTCTTCGGACTGTTGACTGCAATGGTTGTGGCTTTTATCGCTACACCATATGTAAAAAAACTAGCAATAAAAATTGGAGCAGTTGATGCTCCCAACGATAGAAAAGTACACACCAAAATTATGCCGCGCATGGGTGGACTTGCGATTTTTATAGGATTTGTAGTGGCGCTGTTTATTTTCTTAAAGCCTTTAACAAATGAAATGCTGGGAATCTTTATAGGTGGAACGATTGTGCTAATCACCGGGATTCTCGATGATAAGTATCAGTTGTCCCCTAAGTGGAAGCTGCTTGGGCAAATCATCGGAACAGCGGTTGTCGTAATCGGGTTTGGCTTAAAGATTGGAGTAGTGAATCTTCCATTCGGGGATGTTGGCTTAGACTTCTCCACAGGCTGGTTAGCTGTACTAGCTATTCCTATTACGATGGTATGGATTATTGGGGTCACTAATGCCATTAATCTGATTGATGGATTAGACGGACTGTCTGCTGGTGTGTCTGGTATTGCCACAGCTACTATGGGTGTTATGGCGATTATCATGAAGGATACTGGTGTTGCGATGTATTGCTTCATTTTGCTTGGAGCAATCATTGGCTTCCTTTATTTTAACTTCCATCCAGCCAAAATTTTTATGGGTGATACAGGAGCGTTATTCTTAGGATTTAATTTAGCGGCTCTTTCCATTATGGGCTTTAAAGAAGCGGTATTTGTTTCCTTTATCATTCCAATTGTGGTTCTGGGGGTTCCGTTGTGGGATACGTTCTTCGCGATTGTACGTCGTATTCTGAATAACAAACCAATTTCCAGTGCAGATAAAGGGCACTTGCACCACTGCTTGTTGAATATGGGACTCTCCCATCGAACAACAGTTATCACAATCTATGGAATGAGTGCGTTTTTTGGTGGAGCAGCTATCCTGCTTACAAAGGTAACCAACGCACAGCATACCATTTGGATGACGCTTATTATTCTGGCTGTTTTAGGGTTTGTCATTCACATGGTGACCGAAATTGTAGGCTTGGTTGGTCGTAAGCACCGTCCAATCCTCAATGCTTATGAACGTTTAAAATTAAAAGTAAGCAACTCGATGCGTCGAGGTCAATAA
- a CDS encoding CDP-alcohol phosphatidyltransferase family protein, whose translation MNVPNALTLLRIALVPIYLIVFFSDHIIWAYFILIFAGLTDVVDGYIARTYKMTTATGEMLDPLADKLMMLAVIFSFLLSGRISIWAASVFFLRDLAMIILSAFFHFRGKKLVSANIYGKVTTVLFYIVFTSIMFQYTYGELFLWIVILFSILTSAIYLMKVLLLNKDIGEKSTP comes from the coding sequence GTGAATGTTCCTAATGCGTTAACTCTTTTACGCATCGCATTGGTCCCGATCTACCTGATTGTGTTCTTTTCCGACCATATTATCTGGGCCTATTTCATTCTTATCTTCGCAGGCCTTACGGATGTGGTGGATGGATATATAGCACGTACTTATAAAATGACTACTGCAACAGGTGAAATGCTCGATCCACTAGCCGATAAATTGATGATGTTAGCCGTTATCTTTTCGTTCTTGCTATCTGGTCGTATCAGCATTTGGGCTGCATCCGTATTCTTTTTACGAGATTTAGCAATGATTATTCTTTCTGCCTTTTTTCATTTTCGTGGAAAGAAGCTCGTATCGGCTAATATTTATGGGAAGGTAACCACCGTGTTATTTTATATCGTGTTTACTTCCATCATGTTTCAATACACATATGGTGAATTATTTTTATGGATCGTTATTTTGTTCTCCATTTTGACCAGTGCCATTTATTTAATGAAAGTATTATTGTTAAACAAGGATATAGGAGAAAAGAGCACTCCGTAA
- a CDS encoding TolC family protein produces MNFPYSKKWVALTVAAMVMTSGSGLAAAATTAAPTTTQQVTVKKEQEVGANDLTIEKAVQLTLENNLDYKKAKIAVDNAMIAANAAAFASTKVKEGMIEDVGTANSKYVGTVKAEGQEKLGKLALKRSEGSFKLGAEKLYFDLLNAEDDLTLKKQSLERSESQLKIANAAFGVGTRAKTDVLQAEAGVAQAKATVAQAESAKDIARLELNKFMGVDLNKKWNLLTKQTSENVEVMDVEKAINKALKEHVDILTAQQEITNSEKELEVIEKYSILSGFGGQKAKNDYETNKLALTQTQNQVKVDLMQSYYNLNSIKTALEALKKGTEAATENYRLTKLRFENGLATAVEVVTAEEELSKAENSYQKNLHQLNLAVMSYENAVLQSTKG; encoded by the coding sequence ATGAATTTTCCTTATTCAAAAAAATGGGTTGCTCTAACAGTAGCAGCGATGGTTATGACTTCAGGTAGTGGACTTGCTGCGGCAGCCACTACAGCAGCACCAACAACAACTCAACAAGTGACTGTTAAGAAGGAACAAGAAGTAGGAGCTAACGATCTTACTATTGAAAAAGCGGTACAGCTTACATTAGAAAATAATCTGGACTATAAAAAAGCAAAGATTGCTGTAGATAATGCGATGATTGCCGCAAACGCGGCTGCTTTCGCTAGTACTAAAGTCAAGGAAGGCATGATTGAAGATGTTGGCACTGCGAATAGTAAATATGTAGGAACGGTTAAAGCGGAGGGACAGGAGAAGCTTGGGAAGCTTGCCTTGAAACGTTCTGAGGGTAGCTTTAAGCTAGGTGCAGAGAAACTATACTTTGATTTGTTAAATGCTGAGGATGATTTAACATTAAAAAAACAAAGTCTGGAACGTTCCGAATCTCAGTTGAAAATTGCTAATGCAGCATTTGGTGTAGGTACACGTGCAAAAACGGATGTATTGCAAGCAGAAGCAGGGGTAGCTCAGGCTAAGGCTACAGTTGCTCAAGCTGAGTCTGCAAAAGACATCGCCAGACTAGAGCTTAACAAATTTATGGGTGTAGACCTGAATAAAAAATGGAACCTACTGACAAAACAAACAAGTGAAAATGTAGAAGTGATGGATGTTGAAAAAGCAATCAACAAAGCATTAAAAGAACATGTAGACATCCTAACTGCTCAACAAGAAATTACAAACTCAGAAAAAGAACTGGAAGTCATTGAGAAGTACTCGATCCTCTCTGGATTCGGGGGCCAAAAAGCTAAGAATGACTACGAAACAAATAAATTAGCTTTAACACAAACACAAAATCAAGTTAAAGTGGATCTCATGCAGTCCTACTACAACTTAAATTCAATTAAAACTGCACTAGAAGCCCTTAAAAAGGGTACAGAAGCTGCAACAGAGAACTATCGTTTAACTAAGTTACGCTTCGAGAACGGCTTGGCAACAGCAGTTGAGGTAGTTACTGCTGAGGAAGAGCTATCTAAGGCGGAAAACAGCTATCAAAAGAATTTGCATCAGCTAAACCTGGCTGTTATGTCATACGAAAATGCCGTTTTGCAATCAACTAAAGGTTAA
- a CDS encoding YigZ family protein: MLQHYKTLAGYGEDEIVIERSRFIGYAQRVTTEEEATAFIAMIKKKHWDATHNCSAFVIGENDQIQRSSDDGEPSGTAGKPILECIKKNGVKDTVVVVTRYFGGIKLGAGGLVRAYTAGTVTALKAAGIVAHILHQEVIISLDYHWWGKVENELRLGNHRVAGIDYADSVTVRVQLPQGEETAFIERITDLTNGKATLTLGNKEYVELPVEAIQEDTE, from the coding sequence ATGTTACAACATTATAAAACCCTGGCTGGCTACGGAGAAGATGAGATCGTTATTGAACGGTCCCGCTTCATTGGTTACGCACAGCGTGTAACTACAGAAGAAGAAGCGACTGCTTTCATCGCTATGATAAAGAAAAAGCATTGGGACGCAACCCATAACTGTTCTGCATTCGTCATAGGGGAGAATGACCAAATCCAGCGTTCCAGCGACGATGGTGAACCAAGCGGCACAGCTGGAAAGCCCATATTAGAATGCATCAAGAAAAATGGGGTAAAAGATACGGTTGTTGTCGTAACTCGCTACTTTGGTGGTATCAAATTAGGAGCAGGCGGGCTGGTACGCGCTTATACAGCAGGTACGGTCACAGCATTGAAAGCAGCCGGCATCGTTGCCCACATTCTTCACCAAGAAGTAATCATTTCATTAGATTATCATTGGTGGGGGAAGGTGGAAAACGAGCTGCGACTGGGAAACCACCGAGTAGCAGGTATTGATTACGCCGATTCCGTAACCGTTCGGGTACAGTTGCCACAAGGAGAGGAAACAGCCTTTATCGAACGAATCACAGATCTTACAAATGGTAAGGCTACACTGACCCTCGGAAATAAAGAGTATGTAGAGCTACCCGTCGAAGCCATTCAGGAAGATACCGAATAA